GGCTTTGAGGATGGGTTAACTAAGACTTCTATTTTGCTATGAAATCAAATAACTCTAATGATTgactaatatttaatttagttatgTCATTGTCTCTTAGTTACGTCATAGATATACCATCAGTATATTTGTAGTTTATGGTTTTAACAATATCTTTAATGAAAAGTTTAATATATCGGTTTTTTAGAAAATGTATCTAAATTATCTCTGAGATGTATAAAAAATGTATCTGAGTTGTCTCtgatatattattatacatctcTAATACATCGTGGGATAAAGATGTAGAGGAAGAGATTAGAACTTTTAAGAGGGCTAGTAATCAGGTGTTAACAGCCAGAAGAACTGTGAAAGTTTGTTGCAACCAAACCTAATAAACCTCGTCATTCAATCCATCTACTGGAAGTAAATAAAtcgttttttatattgttacgttaaataaatataaaattatgtatCAAGTATGTTGTATAGCTGTATCTGagatatttttttcattaaatttcattaatagtATGTGACTGTCTACATATAAGATACATGTCAAAAACAGTTCAAatgcatttatttttaaatatatattaattcattagacgtgtttgacatgtttcttagatgtatttatagataaatttttaatatacaatttatacatgataaatatattcttGATATGCGTCTTCTCGTCAATGGTCGTATCTCAATGCCTTCGAGATACATTTTCGGTACATCTCCTATACATTTTCAATACATCTCGGATACATCATCAATACATATCAGAAACAACTCAAAGaatatttacatatatttttatatatatatatatatatgtgtgtgtgtgtgtgtgtgtgtgtgtgtgtgtgtgtgtgtgtgtcttttagatatattttttagatCCATCTTccatatacaattaaaatatgataaatatatccttaatatgtatcattgataaataatttatataatttatgaaGCATgcgatatattttttattttaatatatgttataaatacatttcaacTACCCGTAAGTTATATATTCAATGCGTTAAATATATAACTCAAATACAAATACtatacatattcgatacatcTTTTGTACATATCAGAAATTGTTTAGacgtatattttttattttaatatatgtattatgtGTGTATTTTGAGATGtggtattaaaattattatttgttaactTCTCtcatatgtttatttttatttataatttatgatttCAACAAATTTTTTAGCAAGAAGTTTAGTATACCGTATTATTTTTagagaatgtttttaaattgtCTTTGAGATGAACACAAATTGTATCCGAGTTGTTTCTAAAATTTCATGGATTGAACTCCAATTCGCTGATAAATTATCGATAGATCTCTGATACATTGTTGATAGTAGTGACTGTAATTTATTAGAGTTAGTAAATGAAAAGAGCCGTGAAGTAAATTGTTTCCGTTTTAAATAGTTTTTgtgatacataaataatacatattaataatataattttgagacacataaataaaatatataaataaaatatatagtatGTTTATCAATGACGATAAATTTAATGAAGGGGATAAATATTGTTATTAGTTCTTTTTTTGtatattcaattatataaagatatttatattgataaaagttgagttaaaaaaattataacttattatttttatatttcaatttatagtGGATAGTAACATATCAAAaagttattgatattatttgatgtatgaattttaattaaagcacgtgatacatatatcttttaatttaaaatatattatacatacaccttagacacacataaataatacatattaataatttatttatttatttttgttttaaaaatatgaaaaaataataatcaaatatatacttgatacatatctgatacataacagatacataaatgatacatgtttgaatagttttgaaAACCTGACGCGTGGCTGACACACAGTTctgacgcgcgtgtcagacgcgtttttgacctattctgacgcgttttcactttttttttatttttttgtgtatGCCATGTGTTGCATTCTCATTAGAaaggtattaaatgtaaaatttcagttttttaagGTGCTCATGTAATATTTCAGCAAGCTTAGCATTTTCGTTATTTTCTTCCACTTTTTGTCTAGTTTTGTAATCTTcccaaattttaataaaaaaatcttgACTTGATTAACGAATGTTAAGATTACGAATCCTCCAACTTCATAACGGTATTCTTGAATTTTTACTCTTCTCACAATTGAACCCTCAAACTTCACTTTTATTTAAGTGAATCTCAAAACTTGATTAACGAATGTTAAGATTACGAATCCCTCTCATGCTCGATTGCATgagataaaaaaacaaatactcAAAATATGTCACCCagttcttttaaattaaaactttcTACGTTATTCTGAATGTAGAAACTTGGAGGTGATAGTAAAAAAGTTAATAGACACATGCTGACGGCATAAGAGCAAATTAATTTAAGAAGCAAAAGATTaaatggcttaattacttaaaaaccacccaccttgaatttttttttcgtttataccctgacctagaaaaaaattcatttataccctgacgtatgtgtttatgtttcacctctaccctaaatttcaaaaaaaaagattatttattgaaaacaactaaatataaggattattctatacttttttctattaaaaaaaatacaaagaaatacttcatctttaaaaatgttcaaaagtaagaattatttaaaacttttttttaaatgaaaagaggttaatttagtgcctcggggtagaggtgaaatataaacacatacgtcagggtataaatgaattttttcctaggtcaggatataaacgaaaaaaaaagttcaagatgggtggtttttaagtaattaagccaagaTTAAATAGTGCATGGACATAATTTAGAACCTCCATCAATCTGAAGCTGCGTGAAATTACTTTTAAGATTGGCATTGCAGATATATTTACATTTAACTTTACAGCACAAGCAAGCACCAGCGCTACCTTTAATTCCTTGCgtaaagataaaagaaagaagcAGAGCTTCTCAACCACAACAGAGACTGGAATTTGAGCCGCTTGCGATACATGTAATACATTTAACCCCTCACCTCACCCACTGTACAATTACTCTCACAATGAATATACAACAATGCCCGGGAACGCCTGTTCCTTCATAATGCCGCTCCTGTTAAACGTGTTCATCTCTGCATCATTCTGCCTTTCTTCCTCCGTAAATAAAATGAAACGTAGAGCACTGAGGCAGAAGGCAGTTGAGCCGTCCAACAGATGGTTGTGGATCTCAAAGTGCACAAATTAAAATCCAGAGTTCACTCGCTCTACCTCTGTTCTTCCAAAGGTTCCCCAGAACACAAGTCCTGGCTCATCTGCTTCTCCTTAGGCAAGCAATCAACAGGAATATAAAAATATCCTTTAGGTAACTTCTGATTCTTCATAGATGCTTGATCTGATGTCATCACTAACTCTTTCTCAAAGGTTTCAAAATGCTGTAAATTTATATATCTAGCGAGAATGAGCAAACATGCACAATCTAGAACAAAAATAAGGAATAATGCAAAGCACACCTTTCTTGTTATAGAGCTCCATTCTCCATCATCCAAAGGATTGCGCAAAGCAAGGGAAGCTCTGTGAGGAATTTGCTTTCCAGCAAATGTTGTCCTCTCCATAGGTTTCCGATTAAACAGGCTTTGCGATGTGGAGCTATCATCTGTCTTTTGATCAGTGTCCATGGTGACTTTAACTCTGTGCAGAACAGAAATATTGCTGTCTACTGTTACGTCATCTGATCTTTGCATTGCATCACTACATGATCTATAACCTTCTATATTGCCTTTAAGGGATGTTGTAGCTGATTCAGAACTGATGTCTGGATGGAAAAAAGGATTATGGGCAAGCACAGAACGAGCAACATGGTCTCTTTTGCAACTAAGAATGCTATGAGAGCAAAGGACCAAATCCCGCTGCAAGAATCCATATAAAAACAATTGCTTTTGTGATACATGCTCATTGGAATTAAAATCTTATCTATAGATAGAACAATGTGTTAAAATAAAAGATGCTGCCCCATTAGAGATCTAAAAATACACTTTTTTTACAAATGATAATCTATAAGGGAAAACGGTTGGCTCaaacagtaaaaaaatgaattacGCTTTAACAAGCCCATTTTTGAAGTAAAGGGAACAGCGGATAGAAGAAAAAGATTCCCAAATAGAAGGAGCTTCGCTGCTACCATCAGGCTTCAATATAAAGATAAAAGTAGAAAATTCAGAAAAGAAAACACAGTGCAAGCGCCTGTTTGGTAATTATAATCTGAGGTTGCAGAAGAATATCTCAAATGCCAACAGATCATATTAAGACAATAACCAAGGGAGAAAACACTCATCAATCAAAtaaagaattatttaaatgtcTCCTTTTTAGGACCTAGAACAAATAGCAAGGAGTATATGCAAAGGCCAGTGCATTCAAAAAATACTAATTCGCTACAGCATGTAAGCTGAGCACCAAACTAATTAACTAAAACTACTATTACAATAAgtaattaatttagaaaaaatacctTTATCTTTTCACGTTTAATGATTCTCTCACAAAGAAGACGAAGCCTCTCCAACTCAACCTGTAAGAATGCAAATTAAATTACTACACATTCTGACAAGCAAGTAGAAGATGAATGTTTCATGTTCATCAAGATTAAAACAGTATATCataagaatatataaacattgACAAGTACTCTGGACATCAGAATGGAAGTACACCCATACCCTGATTTGCTTCATGCTCCTTAACTCATCAGCTCCATGCTTTTGAGTTTCAGCCTGATAACAAGCCAAAAAAATCTCAGTATAAGAATTTTGTTAATGAAGCACGGAACATTTTGAGTGCTTAAATGAAGCCCAGACCTTTGTCTTCTGTTCCAACCCATGTCTTTCACAATAAGCCTTGTGCTGCAACTTTCCATTAAGAGACTTAACATTCATGTAAAAGCCTGCACTTCTAGCGCAGGAAGGATGGAACGTGGTGTGACAATGACCATAGCTACACTGCAGGGGAAATTCGTTGATTTAATAAAGTGTCATAGAGGAAAAAAGTCGCAAAGCAACCAAATTGAACAGACCTTTATGCAGACACCATGTTTGCGACGGCAAATACAGCAATGATCAATTCCTTTACCAACTGTATCCTGGATCCCATTACACAAAAAAATAGGATGTTAGACAGAGTCACTGAAACTATATTGACCCGCATGGAAAACAAATATGTAGCATTTCTCATGTAGTCAATTTAAATCCAATAACTCAAAACTATTTCATGAAACAGGTCTAAAAGCAGCTCTTTGACAAATATTAACATAAAAGTCAAGCACATACCATTCCTTCAACAGGATTCACTTGTCCCCTTCTGAATGTTGGTTCAAACACCCACTACAAGAAAAAATATGCATTAAACATCGATCCTCTTTATTGAAGATGAAGTGAAATAAAGTCAAGACAATCATAACAACCAAAATCAAGATATCCACCTCCGCACAGAAGGCATGCACCCATTGATTATCACTAGATTTTCTAAAGGCCCCGGTGGTTCCACCACATAAACCACACTCAAAATAGTTCTTTTCCCAGAAATCAAGTGAACCGGCTGAAGAGGATTTAGATGATAATAATTCATCACATAATTCACAATACCATGGACCAGTAGATTCTCTGACACTACGGTAGCAGTCCAAGTGAACAGCAACCTGACGCAGGAGCTTTGTTGAGttcaagaaaaaaaagattgtaAAAGAGAGAAAAGGATACCCATGTCTCAGTCAAGAATACCTTGCAACTGGAACAAACTAAAATAGGGTTCAGTATAGTGTCAGATCCTCTGCAAACATCACATGATCTAGGGTGCTCTTTTGAAAAATCTGAAACAGATTGAACAAATTCAGAGTACTTCTCTGAAGAATTTCTTGGAATCGCCACCCTTGATAGTGTCTCTTTCGTACGTGACAACAGCTGAGAAGAAATTCCAGCCCTCCCAttagaaatattaaatttctGCAAAGAGCAGAGAAATAATAAATATTGGATTCTGGAAAAGTATTCAAGTTGTTCTTTCAGGAAAGGCTAGAAGTAGCAAATAGAAGAAAATGCAGCATCACAAACCTCCTGATAAGAAGATTCATCGTATACGTCCTTCCTAAATGATGAAATCCTCGAAGAAGCTGCAGCAGCTGCAGTTGCAGCTGCCAGCACAGCCTGTGCCTCTTTAtgctttctttcttttcttcccTGCTTTTTTGCTTCTCTAATGTCATTTAGATACTGATTAACAAGCACTGCATCCCATTTTTGAGACCTGGTTATGTCAATCTCGTGTGGTAAACTCTTGACAACTTTACAAATTAAGTTATCTGCCAGAGTCGAAGCAAAATATATGCGTTAGAGTTCCAATTCCATTTCATAACACAAAGACAATTCAAGGGCAAGAGTTggaaaaaaaaagggaaaaacaGCAGAGCAGGAAGAAAAAATGAGACCTGTAAAGCGCTTTCTTGATATTGCATTACTGAGCAACCTATGCTGAAAGTAAATAATTTCTCCTTCTACTTCATCCACTGGAGACATTTCTTGAACACCCAATTTTTTAGCCTTAACAAACTGCTCTGGATTTACTTCATCAAATCTGCAAAGATCGTTACATTGTGGATGGCTAGTTTGGTGATCACAGCAGACACCAGTATTGGATGACGCTTCCAGACAGCAGGTTTCTCCCACCCTCAAATCTGCCACAAGAATATGCATTAAAATTGCATGTCATGGAATATCAATAACAGATAGTTTATCATGAAACTTATCTACTGTGGTATTTCTACCTTCTGACCCATAAAAAGTGTCTTCTAAAAACAAGCCACTCTGCATCTGCAACAGTTTCTTATGGATGTACGGGTGCACATATAAACTAgaattttctttgatttttctgCACCACAGAAATACAAATATTTGAGAAAGCTCCCATAAAGTTCGAAACTTTGTTGAGAGATCACATTGCAAAGCTTACTCAAGATCAGGAAGGACTATACTCATATCTGAGTCGCCATACAGGATACCAGCAGTATGCTCTAACTCGGCCTTTTCAGAACGGGTACAGCCTGAGGGACAATCTGAGCTGCCTGTACAACATACATACTTATTTCAGTATAAACAAATAGTAGTTACAtcattaaacaaacaaaaaacaaaaaagtcaatagattattattattatttttatttttttcacatGAAAGCTGCAGAAAAACAAACTACTTATTTGAAAATGTATCAATACTAGTTACATAATAAACATCAGGAATTTAAATGAGTTAAATGTAATATGATTAATAAAATTGACGGCAATCAAATCACAAATAAAGATAGCCTAGTAAATAAATGGCATCCAAATCATAGCTCTTGATTGGCACTAAATCTTATGTTAGAGAgcaataaacataaaaacaacATGCTGAATCATGTTTTAACATGACAGCTTTAAACAACAAAATATGCTAAATTACTCTTCTAATTTGTTTTTACATGAAGCTGCATAAAAACAACTTTTTCAGACAAATGTCTCGAGTGTATAAATTAGATGGCAtgcaaagaaaaaataaattaagaaattcaAGATGAAAGCCAACAACCTGATTtgctatattttttaaaagctcCAAAATTCCTCTTTGACACAAACAGCTCTACAACTCAAGCAGAGGGAGACAAATAGCAAAAAATGAGAACATGCACGTTTCTATTGACAAACAATGCAACGAAGAACAATGCTCGAGCAGAGCAAGAGCAAAAGAAGGGACAACAATAACATTAAAACTCCGGGTGGTGATAAGATCTACAAATCCTAATAGAAGAGAAAGGAAACACAGCGATGTCAATATAcctaatttaagaaaaattaagaaatgGCAGAGCATTGAGATTGATGAGCAGAAAACTATTCATAAAATTTAAGTCctcaaaaattgaaattataatgTTTCAAGAACATGAAGTGCATAAGGCATTAAACTCATACCAGCTGAAACATTATCAACCCAGAATAATCTTTCATATTTTCAAGAGAATCGCATTCCATAGAAATTATGAGAAGTCAGACTTCCCTTAAATGTAGGTCATCCACAAAAATGTCATTTTCCATTTCATCATACTTGCAGCATTATCCTATTATTGTGGcctctaaaaaataagaaacaaCTATCCAAAAGAAACAACTATTCAACTTCACAAACGCCAACTCTAAGATACCAAGCGAAACCTACTAACCCAAGAATGCTACGGCTTTCATCCAGCACAAAGGAACTAGATCAAAAAGacaactttaaaaaatatacctTCAGATTTAGGTAGATGTGCTGCCAAAGCGTCATGGATCCCATTAGGCTCTATTGATGTCTATACAAAAAGCAGAGGAAAAGAAAATTAGAATGAAGGCAACATAATAGGGGAAAATACGCCTTTTCAcaaccaaataaaataataggAACCTAAAGGTGCACATGCTAACCGCAATCCATTACTATCCAAGACTGAAGAGGCATCCGGATGCCCCCAGACAATTAGTTTGTGGTCCCCACATGAATGTCAAAAAATGCATACAGAATAATCCCACTAAGCACTTTCACAACATTGCTTCCACATACAAATACATGAGGCATTATAAAAACTGCTGCTAAAGGGAAGCAAATATAGAAAAGAGCACCGAAACAGATCTACAATTATAACTTCCATAAAAAGAAAATTCCAGAAAAAGATACTAAGATAAAGAAAAAGAGCATCAACGCTAAAACAAATGCCCACCACAATCATATTATGTACTTCACCTAAACAGTAGTATTCACTTATTCAGCAAGCAATACTCAGTTCATGATTATTGAACAGAATTACATTCTTACTTCCattagaaaatcaaataaaaaaacaaacaagaatACTATAGCATAAATTATCCATATGCTACTAGTCAGCTAGAAATGCTCTGAAGAGCCACATCCAAACAAAAATTGGGTTAAGAAATAAACACCAGGAACAGAGGGGATAAGTTACAAGAGCAGATGAGAGGAGACCAAAAACGGAATAATTCCCCAGTCCTATACAATCAAACTACAGAGATAACTTTTTATGAAGAAAGATAATGAATAGAAAAAAACAATAAGATGCTTGCCACATGAATCTTCCAGAGAGAAAAGTAATCGATATGATAAGATTACCTTTTGAATTACCTCAGTCGAATTTTCTGGTTCTTCATGTACACGTTGATCTACTTTAAATTCGTCCAACAACATCCCCCCGTCACTTGAATATTCCTCAGAAGAACAAATTATTTTGTTATCGCGCAGAATTCTAACATTGTTTTTTGTTCTTCGTCGTGGGGGGACTGACCTTACCACAACATGATCTGTCATGTCAGACTCTGATAACGTTATACCATCAGAAAGATCATTTGCTTCCATTTCAGTCTTAGATAAAACAGTGACTTTTTGAACTTTCATATTCTTATGTGAGGTGCCCAAATAAGCATGATTTCTAAGCCATTTGACTAATTTGCATTGCATTTCAGGCACTAAACTATCTTCCTGCAGGAAAAGGATCATTAAgtctaaagaaaaaaaatcagaaaaaataaattgcatAATAAAGCATCATCATTTGAACATTACATCAAGTGTTGAACGTAATGACTCAGGTGAGATGCCAATGTCCAATTCTAAATCTTTCAGATTGACTTTTCCACGGTCAATTAgctgcaagaaaaaaaaatatgcttAACTGAAATTGGGTGATTTGATGAAAATGTCAACTGAAATATCTGATGAGAGACAGCTGATGTATCTACAGAAACATAATATCTTACCTTTTTCAAAATAAGAGTAACATTTAGTGAATCTGGAAGGTTAACAGCCTCGCCGTCACTTCTCTCAGACATATCAATGTTACTGACCTGGTCCCCATCTGCAGATTCTGAGATAAGCACATCATTTGATCTGGAATCGGACAATACAATTTCCCGTGATGCACTATCACCAGATATATCAGAAATGATATTGGGTGTTTCTATAAGGACAGCAACTTTATCTCCATTTCGACCAATCCTCAAATTATGTTGTTTATTGGTTGAGTCACTGCTGACAGCTTTATTTCCTAATTGCAGATTAGTTCTGCCCTCAGGCAATTCTGAGTGCTTGAAACAAAAAGCCCGTAATTCAACCTGTAAAAACATTTGGAACCACCACATGTAATCTATGAGGAGAACTCGTTAAGATGGCACTCTTACCTTATTAACACAAGCATAGCAAAAAGCCAGTGATTTACATACTGAATTGAAGACTTCTTGTCTCTGTTGTATGAATAAAGCAAGTAAAATAaaaagcaaattactatgaggCCCGCTACATATGTCATGATTCACACTTTCGtccctcttgtttgaaaatcaaacgatgcGGTCTCTCACTTTTGTTTCCatcaacgatttagtccttccgTCCATTTTTTGTATTAGACAACCGAGTCAAaggactaaattaaaaaaaatcaaaaataacagTGTGGTCCCCAACTTTTGTTTGTGTCAAAGATTTCTTCCCTcgtgtttgaaaattaatttaccctTAAGTCGTTTGACTACTAACATCAAAAATGGATGGAAGGACCAAACTATTGACGGAAACAAAAGTAAGAGAccatatcatttgattttcaaacaagagagactaaagtgtgaattatgacacATGTAGAGGGCTCCAAAGTAATTtgctttaaaataaattgacaaAGTATCACTTTAGCAAAGAAATAGAAGGAACTTACATCCTCAGATCCATGTTTTCCCCACACCTCGATTCTATGTTTTGCCTCCCTTGCACAAATGGGATGAAATGCAAGTCTACAATTTCCTGAATAAACAAACCAACCAGGAAGCCACTGCCATTAGAAGCAAAATCAGCATGCTTACACAAAATTGGAAAGGGAAGCAGTAACAAAAAGGCCAAACATAATTAATCCTGGGGCACATTATAAATATACTGGCAAATGTAAAATGAAAAAACCAGCCAAGCAAGCCAACAGAAATAATTAAAGAACTGAAAATGACACAAAGACAGCTATCatcgaaaaaataaaatctaaaaaaaaaagtgaattgaGGGGTAGAAAGGAAGAAGTAGAGGATGCAGGATGAGGGAAAAAAAGACCAAGCAATTAACCAACAGCAAGAACATAGATAAAGGACCTAGGTTTACTTTACCAAGATACTAACAAGAAGAGCTAGTTCTTGCACCAATCTACAAGAGCACAAAGATGCCGCTTTCAAAGACAACAGGAAGATGAACATGAAAAAAGAGgccaaataaaaacaaaaaactgaAATAAATAACCAAACAAATAGAACTCAGCAAAATGATTCAGGAATAATATTTGAACAAGACACTAAGTAATTACCATTAAAAGCAAATGCGATTAAACTTTCACTAGCAAAATGTATTAGTTAGTACAATAGTAAAGTTTGGGCTTGCAGAAGTATGGAATAAAATCTTAGGAGTTAATTATTGTCAGAAAGTGTAAAACAGTAGCCAAAACAGCTAAATTTTAGCAATATCACAAATACAATGTAGCCATACAGACCCctagttttataatttatgcAAGCATTTGCGCTCATAAGAACAAAATATGGCAATAAACATCCATCTGAAAGACCAGGTAGCGAGAAATAGTGTCCAACATAAGCCCAAGTCACAACTAGGCACTAGATGCAGCAAAAAAAGCTTACCCCTGGCAACAGCTGATTTCAGAAACGAACATAGCAACTGCAGCTTATAATGTATGGTTATGAAATGGATTGTGTGAGGGGAAAAACAACAGCAGTTACACCATAAAACACTGTATGCAGCAGGTTATCTGAATTCATTTTGCAGTGTAAAGTCCGCACAAGTAACATAAATCCAAGACGGTGTACGGACCAAATAGATAAAAGAAATTGCGaacagaaaaacaaataaagGAGCAGAAGAACACACCATTACTGCAGCGAACACAAACACCGTGCTTCACCTTGCATACACTGCACACTGATTTCCATCGTGTTTCCGGTATTAAATTCACACCCATTATGTTTTCCATCTTTGTTAACACCTCAACAAAGACCTCGGGCATCCATAAAGAGCAAAACAAATGAACAAACTCAGTAACAGAGTCGCCATTTTCTGGCCTAATAGGTTTTAGAGCACCAGCCTGCTTTGGGCAAAGAACACAAGGCTGCTTCACTGAATAGTCACCATCCGTCCTGAACTTACACCAGGAACACAGCCAATATTCATCTATATCCCCTTGCACACCATAACAGTTCAAATGAACAGCAACCTTACAAGAAGAACAAACAACTAATGGATTTGACTCATCACTGATCTCGCTCTTGCAGCAAAAATCACATAATGATGTATTCCCTTCACAAGGTGAGCCCACCAGAACCTTCTCCAAACCTGCATCCGTACCTAAGAGTTTCCTCCTCTTCGATGGCCGTTCTGAAGTCAAAACAGTCCTACTTCTACACCCTAATAGCCACTCTAAGCAGCTAGAAGAAGTTGAATTGGCAGAAACCTTTCCTTCCTCATGAACCAAACAATCTGCACTATCCTCAGGTACACACTTAGCTCTGTCACTTTGAGCTCCAACACTATCAATTTCCATGAACTGTTCTTCTTCTTGCTTTACCTCATTCTTTACTTGAACTTCAGTCCCATGTTCATTTCCATTCTTCATAACTAAACTGGTATCTGCAGTCTCCTGGGCATTTCCACTGTCGCAATTCAGGGTCAGGTTACTATCATTTTTCTCATTTCCAACATTAGGAATCGAAAAACACTGACTAGTACCTAAACACTTAAGGGAAGAAGACAATTCGTACAAAGCATCAATATCTGGCAATGCTACATCTCTAAAGTAATCCTCAGTCTCAACCCAAATATTTCCTCCTTTAGAACGGTTGGAGgatgacttttttttatcagaagTAGAATGTGATCTCTTATGTTTCTTTCTACTGCTATCAGATTGCTTGAGAAGGTTAGCTAATCCACCAGGCAAAGTTGTTACACTTGAACTGCCCGACCCATCCTCGGGGACATCAAATGGAGAGCGTTCACTTAATGCCTTACGTGCCTGAGAGAAGAAATCAACGTTATTAATTGGAGCGGTCTGCTTCTGTTTTAGAGAATTTTCAGGTTGGGTCGCCGGAACCCTAGTATTAAGGCGGCAAGGCCTTTCGTCGGTGCCGCAACCTCCGTCAGGACACCTACCCATCATCTTCTTCCGCCGGGGACATCTGCCTCCGGTCATTTAATACGCCATCCCCCACCACCGCCACCAGCATATGCTGATAATTTCATAACGGAAACCTAAACCCTAATTTCTAATTCctaaccaaaata
This region of Mercurialis annua linkage group LG1-X, ddMerAnnu1.2, whole genome shotgun sequence genomic DNA includes:
- the LOC126665739 gene encoding uncharacterized protein LOC126665739 isoform X3; translation: MTGGRCPRRKKMMGRCPDGGCGTDERPCRLNTRVPATQPENSLKQKQTAPINNVDFFSQARKALSERSPFDVPEDGSGSSSVTTLPGGLANLLKQSDSSRKKHKRSHSTSDKKKSSSNRSKGGNIWVETEDYFRDVALPDIDALYELSSSLKCLGTSQCFSIPNVGNEKNDSNLTLNCDSGNAQETADTSLVMKNGNEHGTEVQVKNEVKQEEEQFMEIDSVGAQSDRAKCVPEDSADCLVHEEGKVSANSTSSSCLEWLLGCRSRTVLTSERPSKRRKLLGTDAGLEKVLVGSPCEGNTSLCDFCCKSEISDESNPLVVCSSCKVAVHLNCYGVQGDIDEYWLCSWCKFRTDGDYSVKQPCVLCPKQAGALKPIRPENGDSVTEFVHLFCSLWMPEVFVEVLTKMENIMGVNLIPETRWKSVCSVCKVKHGVCVRCSNGNCRLAFHPICAREAKHRIEVWGKHGSEDRQEVFNSVELRAFCFKHSELPEGRTNLQLGNKAVSSDSTNKQHNLRIGRNGDKVAVLIETPNIISDISGDSASREIVLSDSRSNDVLISESADGDQVSNIDMSERSDGEAVNLPDSLNVTLILKKLIDRGKVNLKDLELDIGISPESLRSTLDEDSLVPEMQCKLVKWLRNHAYLGTSHKNMKVQKVTVLSKTEMEANDLSDGITLSESDMTDHVVVRSVPPRRRTKNNVRILRDNKIICSSEEYSSDGGMLLDEFKVDQRVHEEPENSTEVIQKTSIEPNGIHDALAAHLPKSEGSSDCPSGCTRSEKAELEHTAGILYGDSDMSIVLPDLEKIKENSSLYVHPYIHKKLLQMQSGLFLEDTFYGSEDLRVGETCCLEASSNTGVCCDHQTSHPQCNDLCRFDEVNPEQFVKAKKLGVQEMSPVDEVEGEIIYFQHRLLSNAISRKRFTDNLICKVVKSLPHEIDITRSQKWDAVLVNQYLNDIREAKKQGRKERKHKEAQAVLAAATAAAAASSRISSFRKDVYDESSYQEKFNISNGRAGISSQLLSRTKETLSRVAIPRNSSEKYSEFVQSVSDFSKEHPRSCDVCRGSDTILNPILVCSSCKVAVHLDCYRSVRESTGPWYCELCDELLSSKSSSAGSLDFWEKNYFECGLCGGTTGAFRKSSDNQWVHAFCAEWVFEPTFRRGQVNPVEGMDTVGKGIDHCCICRRKHGVCIKCSYGHCHTTFHPSCARSAGFYMNVKSLNGKLQHKAYCERHGLEQKTKAETQKHGADELRSMKQIRVELERLRLLCERIIKREKIKRDLVLCSHSILSCKRDHVARSVLAHNPFFHPDISSESATTSLKGNIEGYRSCSDAMQRSDDVTVDSNISVLHRVKVTMDTDQKTDDSSTSQSLFNRKPMERTTFAGKQIPHRASLALRNPLDDGEWSSITRKHFETFEKELVMTSDQASMKNQKLPKGYFYIPVDCLPKEKQMSQDLCSGEPLEEQR